One part of the Malus sylvestris chromosome 2, drMalSylv7.2, whole genome shotgun sequence genome encodes these proteins:
- the LOC126592415 gene encoding probable galactinol--sucrose galactosyltransferase 6, giving the protein MVSNSCSSSLSRIINTSPIIHLPKSNYPKHSPTTRFNLPNPNNLYFLRRSVISRPATTSGCGISRFSRNRTSSFLAFQREEREMTIKPAVRISERKLIVKDRTILTGLPDNVVATSGSSSGPVDGVFLGANFSEEKSRHVVSLGTLTGARFMACFRFKLWWMAQKMGDQGRDIPLETQFLLLETKHGSHLESDGGDEENQIVYTVFLPLIEGSFRGCLQGNASDELELCLESGDADTKASSFSHALHVYAGTDPFGTITEAIRSVKVHLQTFRQRHEKKLPGFVDYFGWCTWDAFYRDVTQEDVEAGLESLAAGGTPPKFVIIDDGWQSVGGDDGVEKQEPLRLTGIEENSKFQKKDDPTVGIKNIVSIAKQKHGLKYVYVWHAITGYWGGVRPGIKEMEEFGSLMKYPNVSSGVVANEPTWKTDAMAVRGLGLVDPKGVYKFYNELHSYLSSAGIDGVKVDVQCILETLGAGLGGRVELTQKYHQALDASVARNFPDNGCIACMSHNTDALYCSKQTAVVRASDDFYPRDPVSHTIHIAAVAYNSVFLGEFMLPDWDMFQSLHPAAEYHASARAVSGGPIYVSDAPGKHNFELLRKLVLPDGSVLRARLPGRPTKDCLFSDPARDGVSLLKIWNMNKYTGVLGVYNCQGAAWSTAERKNTFHETKSEAITGLIRGRDVHLIAEAAVDNDWKGDCAVYSHRTGELVTLPYNVSMPISLKVLEHEVFTVTPIRVLGGRLSFAPIGLVEMYNAGGAIEGLGYEQNGVVRLEVKGCGKFGAYSSAKPKKCRIGSNVVDFEYDSSSGLVILRLDHLPEDGQKVHVVEIELLEGN; this is encoded by the exons atgGTGTCAAATTCGTGTAGCAGTTCTCTATCTCGTATTATAAATACCAGCCCCATTATTCATTTACCCAAATCAAATTATCCCAAGCATTCTCCTACTACAAGATTCAATCTTCCGAACCCAAACAACTTGTACTTTCTCAGGCGCTCTGTAATTTCTCGTCCTGCTACTACTTCT GGTTGTGGAATTTCCAGATTTTCTCGGAATCGGACGTCTTCGTTTTTGGCTTTTCAG agagaagaaagagagatgaCGATCAAACCGGCGGTTCGAATCTCGGAACGGAAGCTGATCGTGAAGGACCGGACGATTCTGACGGGATTGCCGGACAATGTAGTGGCCACGTCCGGTTCGTCTTCCGGTCCGGTCGACGGGGTCTTCCTCGGCGCGAATTTCTCGGAGGAGAAAAGCCGGCACGTGGTTTCGTTAGGGACGCTTACCGGAGCCCGGTTCATGGCGTGCTTCCGGTTCAAGCTGTGGTGGATGGCCCAGAAGATGGGGGATCAGGGAAGGGACATACCTCTTGAGACTCAATTCCTATTGCTCGAGACCAAGCACGGGTCCCACCTGGAATCGGACGGCGGAGACGAAGAGAACCAGATCGTCTACACCGTGTTCCTCCCTCTCATCGAAGGCTCGTTCCGCGGTTGCCTGCAGGGCAACGCGAGCGACGAGCTCGAGCTCTGTTTGGAGAGCGGCGACGCCGACACCAAAGCGTCGTCGTTTTCCCACGCACTGCACGTCTATGCCGGGACGGACCCGTTCGGTACGATAACGGAAGCGATCAGGTCCGTCAAAGTTCACCTTCAGACGTTTCGTCAACGTCACGAGAAGAAACTCCCCGGATTCGTTGACTATTTCGGGTGGTGCACCTGGGACGCGTTTTACCGGGACGTGACTCAGGAGGACGTGGAGGCCGGGCTCGAGTCTTTAGCCGCCGGTGGAACACCTCCGAAGTTCGTTATCATCGACGATGGGTGGCAGTCCGTCGGCGGCGACGACGGCGTTGAAAAGCAGGAGCCGCTAAGGCTGACTGGGAtcgaagaaaattcaaagtttcAGAAGAAGGACGATCCGACAGTGGGGATTAAGAACATCGTCAGCATCGCGAAACAAAAGCACGGGTTGAAGTATGTGTACGTGTGGCACGCGATTACTGGTTACTGGGGCGGGGTCAGACCCGGAATCAAAGAGATGGAGGAATTCGGATCCTTGATGAAGTACCCGAACGTTTCCAGCGGTGTTGTGGCCAACGAGCCGACGTGGAAGACGGACGCGATGGCGGTGCGAGGGTTGGGGCTGGTGGATCCGAAGGGCGTGTACAAATTCTACAACGAATTGCACAGCTACTTGAGCTCTGCGGGTATTGACGGCGTTAAGGTGGACGTGCAGTGCATACTGGAAACTCTCGGAGCCGGGTTAGGCGGTCGGGTCGAGTTGACCCAGAAGTACCACCAGGCGCTGGACGCCTCAGTGGCGAGGAATTTCCCGGACAACGGCTGCATCGCGTGCATGAGCCACAATACTGACGCGCTCTACTGCTCCAAACAGACCGCCGTCGTGAGGGCGTCCGACGATTTCTACCCCCGCGACCCGGTGTCGCACACGATCCACATTGCGGCGGTTGCTTACAACAGCGTGTTTCTCGGCGAGTTTATGCTGCCAGACTGGGACATGTTCCAGTCGCTCCATCCGGCGGCTGAGTACCACGCTTCCGCCAGGGCCGTCAGTGGTGGGCCCATCTATGTCAG TGACGCGCCTGGGAAGCACAATTTCGAGCTGCTGAGGAAGCTGGTGTTGCCGGACGGGTCAGTGCTTCGGGCCCGATTGCCTGGACGCCCGACGAAAGACTGCCTGTTCTCTGACCCGGCCCGCGACGGCGTGAGCTTGCTGAAGATATGGAACATGAACAAGTACACCGGAGTCCTCGGCGTCTACAACTGCCAAGGCGCAGCGTGGAGCACCGCGGAACGGAAGAACACATTCCACGAAACCAAATCCGAGGCCATCACGGGTCTGATTCGCGGCCGCGACGTCCACCTGATTGCGGAGGCCGCCGTGGACAACGACTGGAAAGGCGACTGCGCCGTGTACAGTCACCGGACGGGAGAGCTGGTGACCCTTCCTTACAATGTGTCGATGCCGATTTCGCTCAAAGTGCTGGAGCACGAGGTTTTCACGGTGACTCCGATCAGGGTTTTGGGCGGCAGATTGAGTTTCGCGCCAATTGGACTGGTGGAGATGTACAATGCAGGCGGAGCAATTGAAGGGTTGGGATATGAACAGAACGGCGTCGTCCGATTGGAGGTTAAGGGCTGCGGCAAATTTGGCGCTTACTCTTCTGCTAAGCCCAAGAAGTGTCGGATCGGGTCTAATGTGGTGGATTTTGAGTACGACTCGTCGTCTGGGTTGGTAATTTTGAGATTGGATCATTTGCCTGAGGACGGTCAGAAAGTTCATGTCGTTGAGATTGAATTATTAGAAGGAAATTAG